One genomic window of Evansella cellulosilytica DSM 2522 includes the following:
- a CDS encoding GNAT family N-acetyltransferase, with amino-acid sequence MRWVKEDFLISDDVSTIDLEIVVSLLSTTYWAAKRDRETIKKSIEGSVVFGLYHSNNQIGFARVVTDKATFSWVMDVVIDEAYRERKLGTWLMECILDHPHIKHTSFGLATKDAQSFYRKFNFYEEECMRRR; translated from the coding sequence ATGAGGTGGGTTAAAGAAGATTTTTTAATAAGTGATGATGTATCTACCATTGATTTAGAAATTGTAGTAAGTCTTCTTTCAACAACATATTGGGCGGCAAAAAGGGATAGGGAAACAATAAAAAAGAGTATAGAAGGTTCTGTTGTTTTTGGTCTATATCATAGTAATAACCAAATTGGTTTTGCAAGGGTAGTGACAGATAAGGCTACTTTTTCTTGGGTAATGGATGTCGTTATAGACGAAGCCTATAGAGAGAGAAAACTCGGCACGTGGTTAATGGAGTGTATATTAGATCATCCACATATTAAGCATACATCTTTTGGGTTAGCTACAAAGGATGCTCAAAGTTTTTACAGAAAATTTAACTTCTATGAAGAGGAATGTATGCGAAGACGATAA
- a CDS encoding ABC transporter permease translates to MWQLFKNEWIKLWSKKQNWFFIGALIIITIFVGIMHNQLMSDPYASETGDWQVGLEMEIAHQEEIIATTDEEWEKEWAQELINEHEAYLEAGVDPTATTNMTFINSTLLGIASFITLFSVIVSSTIVSSEVNSGTIKQLVIRPYERWQFLLSKFMIVVVYMLILIATLFITNFLIGTIFYEAGSFSDPIIERSFMGETAEWTVGPLIFAKIGLYILNTLVFIVISFSLSTLFKNQALAVGIGIFTLFATSMLSQSLVFFLEDTAWFKFIFISHLNLPQYVAQETLMEGVTLPFSLVVLSIYVIVFLAITTVFFQKRDIAY, encoded by the coding sequence ATGTGGCAACTATTTAAAAACGAGTGGATAAAGCTTTGGTCGAAGAAACAAAATTGGTTCTTCATAGGAGCTCTTATCATCATTACTATTTTTGTTGGTATTATGCACAATCAGTTAATGAGCGATCCTTATGCCTCGGAAACGGGTGATTGGCAAGTTGGGCTAGAAATGGAAATTGCACATCAGGAAGAAATTATTGCAACGACGGATGAAGAGTGGGAAAAAGAATGGGCACAGGAACTTATAAATGAACATGAGGCCTATTTAGAGGCAGGTGTGGATCCAACTGCAACGACAAATATGACGTTTATTAATAGCACATTATTAGGAATTGCCTCGTTTATAACGTTATTTTCTGTCATCGTTTCAAGTACGATCGTTTCTTCAGAAGTTAATTCGGGGACAATAAAACAATTAGTCATTAGGCCGTATGAGAGATGGCAATTTTTACTTTCAAAGTTTATGATCGTAGTTGTTTATATGCTCATTTTAATCGCTACGTTGTTTATTACTAACTTTTTGATAGGTACCATTTTCTACGAGGCAGGAAGCTTTAGTGATCCAATCATTGAGAGATCCTTTATGGGAGAAACTGCTGAATGGACTGTAGGTCCACTGATTTTTGCAAAAATTGGATTATATATATTAAACACGTTAGTATTTATCGTTATCTCTTTTTCTTTATCAACACTGTTTAAAAATCAGGCATTAGCAGTCGGAATTGGAATATTTACTTTGTTTGCAACGAGTATGCTATCACAATCTTTAGTCTTCTTTTTAGAAGATACCGCATGGTTCAAGTTTATCTTTATTTCACATTTAAACTTACCACAATATGTGGCACAAGAAACACTGATGGAAGGCGTGACGTTGCCGTTTTCTTTAGTTGTTCTTTCTATATACGTCATTGTATTTTTAGCCATTACAACTGTGTTCTTCCAAAAGAGAGATATTGCATACTAA
- a CDS encoding dimethylarginine dimethylaminohydrolase family protein — protein sequence MSILSKQTDKTYCRTEYDTLKRVVLCEPKHMHIREQINDTQKHFANEGLHIELAMEQHQHFVKALEKHGVEVILLPPNSKYPEQVFTRDIGFTLGQTTFVAEMAHGARIGEENILKEWLESKEIPYYNLLGDMVEGGDVIINGHQIFIGLSNRTNQNAINHIQKLLHEYEVITVPFTEKYLHLDCVFNIISENEALYFPRAFDKKEEKILAKHFDLIEVNEEEQFTLGTNVLSIGKKRIVSLPINREVNQQLRIRGYEVIEVDITEIIKSGGSFRCCTMPLVRAKD from the coding sequence ATGTCAATCTTATCTAAACAAACAGATAAAACATATTGCCGTACAGAATACGACACGTTAAAACGTGTTGTATTGTGTGAACCTAAACATATGCATATCCGCGAACAAATAAATGATACACAAAAGCATTTTGCAAACGAAGGTCTTCATATTGAATTAGCAATGGAACAACATCAACATTTTGTCAAAGCATTAGAAAAGCATGGTGTTGAAGTGATATTACTTCCTCCAAATTCTAAATATCCAGAACAAGTATTTACTCGTGACATTGGTTTCACCTTAGGTCAAACAACCTTTGTAGCAGAGATGGCACATGGTGCTAGAATAGGGGAGGAAAACATTCTAAAGGAATGGCTAGAATCCAAAGAAATTCCTTATTATAATTTGTTAGGAGATATGGTAGAAGGTGGCGATGTCATTATTAATGGACATCAAATATTTATTGGATTAAGCAATAGAACGAACCAAAATGCCATTAACCATATCCAAAAGCTTTTACACGAGTACGAAGTAATAACCGTACCTTTTACTGAAAAATATTTACACTTAGATTGTGTGTTCAATATTATTTCAGAGAATGAAGCGTTATATTTCCCACGAGCTTTTGACAAAAAGGAAGAAAAGATATTAGCAAAGCATTTTGATTTAATTGAAGTAAATGAAGAAGAGCAGTTCACACTTGGAACAAACGTACTTTCTATTGGTAAAAAAAGAATTGTTAGCTTACCTATAAATAGAGAAGTCAATCAGCAGCTTCGTATTCGTGGTTATGAAGTGATAGAAGTCGATATTACAGAAATTATTAAGTCCGGTGGATCTTTTAGATGTTGTACTATGCCTCTTGTTAGAGCGAAGGACTAA
- a CDS encoding diacylglycerol kinase yields MKRCRLIYNPSSGREQVKKQLPYILEQLEITGYETSTHATTGKDCAKKAARLAAERGFDLVIAAGGDGTINEVVNGLAEQPNRPMLGVIPAGTTNDFARALHIPRDIREATDVLCNGTEQYVDVGKVGGQFFINIAGAGTLTELTYEVPSKLKTMIGQVAYYVKGFEKLPRIRPTEVTIEYDGKWFEGEIMLFLVSNTNSVGGFEKLAPKAYLNDGLFDLLILKKTNLADVVRVVSAALRGEHIHDDCVIYVQASRIKIHSKTEMHLNLDGEYGGDLPGEFTNLHNHIKMIVPNKKLAVFQDLY; encoded by the coding sequence ATGAAACGGTGTAGACTAATTTATAACCCTTCCTCTGGGAGGGAACAAGTGAAAAAACAATTACCTTATATACTAGAACAGCTAGAAATAACTGGCTATGAAACATCCACACATGCTACTACTGGCAAAGACTGTGCTAAAAAAGCAGCTAGGTTAGCTGCTGAACGAGGTTTTGACCTTGTCATTGCCGCTGGTGGAGACGGAACAATAAATGAAGTTGTGAATGGTCTAGCAGAACAGCCTAATCGCCCGATGCTTGGTGTTATTCCAGCAGGAACTACAAACGATTTTGCTAGAGCGTTGCACATACCAAGAGACATTCGTGAAGCGACAGATGTATTATGTAATGGTACTGAGCAATATGTTGATGTTGGAAAAGTCGGTGGACAATTTTTTATTAACATTGCTGGGGCTGGAACACTTACAGAATTAACGTATGAAGTTCCAAGTAAATTAAAGACGATGATTGGACAAGTAGCCTATTATGTAAAAGGTTTTGAAAAATTACCTCGAATTCGTCCAACGGAAGTAACAATAGAATATGATGGAAAGTGGTTCGAAGGAGAAATCATGTTATTTTTAGTATCGAATACGAACTCGGTTGGTGGTTTCGAGAAGCTTGCACCAAAAGCTTATTTAAATGATGGGCTATTCGATCTTTTAATATTGAAGAAAACAAATTTGGCTGATGTAGTCAGGGTGGTTAGTGCGGCACTGCGAGGAGAGCATATCCATGATGATTGCGTAATATATGTGCAAGCTAGCAGAATCAAGATTCATTCTAAAACTGAAATGCACTTAAACCTTGATGGAGAATACGGGGGAGACTTACCAGGAGAATTTACTAATTTACACAATCATATCAAAATGATTGTACCAAATAAAAAACTGGCTGTTTTTCAAGATTTATATTAA
- a CDS encoding HAD family hydrolase, which produces MMKAVLFDLDNTLLDRDASVRSFVSHQYDRLSNYLNHIPKETYINRFIHIEQRGYVWKDIVYQQLVEEFIIREISSDELLQDYIMEFRNHCIPFPNLNAMLDSLKESQLLLGIITNGKGKFQMDNIKALKIEDYFDLILISEWENLKKPDPRIFQRALEQLNVRAKSSFFVGDHPQNDIDGAHRVNMKTIWKRDHQWCDVHADFIIDDLIEIPAIIHKDNISQI; this is translated from the coding sequence ATGATGAAGGCTGTTTTATTTGATCTAGATAATACATTGTTAGACCGTGACGCATCTGTAAGAAGCTTTGTGAGTCACCAATATGATAGGTTAAGTAATTATTTAAATCATATTCCGAAAGAAACTTATATTAATAGATTTATACATATAGAACAGCGAGGATACGTATGGAAGGATATAGTGTATCAACAATTAGTCGAAGAATTTATTATCAGAGAAATTTCCTCAGATGAACTGCTTCAAGATTATATAATGGAATTTAGAAATCACTGTATTCCTTTCCCAAACTTAAATGCAATGCTAGATTCTCTGAAAGAGAGTCAACTTTTACTAGGGATTATTACGAATGGAAAAGGGAAATTCCAGATGGATAACATAAAAGCACTAAAAATTGAGGATTACTTCGATTTAATTTTAATTTCAGAATGGGAAAATCTTAAAAAACCTGATCCAAGAATATTTCAAAGAGCGTTAGAGCAACTAAATGTGCGGGCAAAGAGTAGTTTTTTTGTTGGTGATCACCCTCAAAATGATATTGATGGTGCTCATAGAGTAAACATGAAGACGATTTGGAAAAGAGATCACCAATGGTGCGATGTACATGCAGATTTCATCATTGATGATTTGATTGAAATACCTGCAATCATCCACAAGGATAATATTTCACAAATATAA
- a CDS encoding cellulase family glycosylhydrolase: protein MKKLTTIFIVFTLALLFVGNSTSANNGSVVEQNGQLSIQNGQLVNEHGDPVQLKGMSSHGLQWYGQFVNYDSIKWLRDDWGITVFRAAMYTSSGGYIEDPSVKEKVKEAVEAAIDLGIYVIIDWHILSDNDPNIYKEEAKEFFDEMSALYGDYPNVIYEIANEPNGHNVRWDSHIKPYAEEVIPVIRANDPNNIVIVGTATWSQDVHEAADNQLDDPNVMYAFHFYAGTHGQQLRNQVDYALSRGAAIFVSEWGTSAATGDGGVFLDEAQVWIDFMDERNLSWANWSLTHKDESSAALMPGANPTGGWTAAELSPSGAFVREKIRESASIPPSDPTPPSDPDPGEPDPTPPSDPGEYPAWDPNQIYTNEIVYHNGQLWQAKWWTQNQEPGANQYGPWEPLGDAPPSEPSDPPPPSEPEPDPGEPDPGEPDPGEPDPTPPSDPGEYPAWDPTQIYTNEIVYHNGQLWQAKWWTQNQEPGYPYGPWEPLN from the coding sequence ATGAAAAAACTAACGACTATTTTTATTGTATTTACGTTAGCATTATTATTTGTTGGAAACTCTACTTCTGCAAATAATGGTTCCGTTGTTGAGCAAAATGGTCAATTAAGTATTCAAAACGGTCAATTAGTGAATGAACATGGAGACCCGGTACAGCTAAAGGGAATGAGTTCACATGGATTACAATGGTATGGACAATTTGTAAACTACGATAGTATAAAGTGGTTAAGAGACGATTGGGGAATAACCGTATTCCGAGCAGCGATGTATACATCTTCAGGAGGGTATATTGAAGATCCTTCAGTAAAAGAAAAAGTAAAAGAGGCTGTTGAAGCTGCGATTGATCTCGGAATATATGTCATTATTGACTGGCATATTCTTTCTGATAATGACCCGAACATTTATAAGGAAGAAGCAAAAGAGTTTTTTGATGAAATGTCTGCACTTTATGGGGATTATCCGAATGTCATTTATGAGATTGCGAATGAACCAAACGGACATAATGTAAGATGGGATAGCCATATTAAACCATATGCAGAGGAAGTAATCCCAGTAATCCGTGCAAACGATCCTAATAATATTGTCATTGTTGGGACAGCAACTTGGAGTCAGGATGTACACGAAGCAGCTGATAACCAACTAGATGACCCGAATGTAATGTATGCGTTCCACTTCTACGCTGGAACACATGGTCAGCAATTAAGAAATCAAGTTGACTATGCTTTAAGTCGAGGAGCAGCGATATTCGTTAGTGAGTGGGGAACGAGTGCGGCTACGGGTGATGGTGGCGTATTTTTAGATGAAGCCCAAGTGTGGATTGACTTTATGGATGAGAGAAATTTAAGCTGGGCAAACTGGTCTTTAACACATAAAGATGAGTCATCTGCAGCGTTAATGCCTGGTGCAAACCCAACTGGTGGGTGGACAGCGGCTGAATTGTCTCCATCTGGTGCATTTGTGAGGGAAAAAATAAGAGAATCAGCGTCTATTCCGCCAAGCGATCCAACACCTCCATCTGATCCAGATCCAGGTGAGCCGGACCCAACGCCACCAAGTGATCCAGGGGAGTATCCAGCATGGGATCCAAATCAAATTTACACAAATGAAATTGTGTATCATAACGGTCAGTTATGGCAAGCGAAATGGTGGACACAAAATCAAGAGCCGGGAGCTAATCAATATGGGCCATGGGAGCCTTTAGGAGATGCTCCTCCAAGTGAACCGAGCGATCCACCACCACCATCAGAACCAGAGCCGGACCCAGGAGAACCAGATCCAGGTGAGCCAGACCCAGGAGAACCGGATCCAACGCCACCAAGTGATCCAGGAGAGTATCCAGCATGGGACCCAACGCAAATTTACACGAATGAAATTGTTTACCATAACGGACAATTGTGGCAAGCAAAATGGTGGACACAAAATCAAGAACCCGGATATCCTTATGGACCATGGGAGCCGTTAAACTAA
- the lepB gene encoding signal peptidase I, with the protein MTFIKEMISWVKSIAVALVLAVLISIFVVQPFKVDGSSMEPTLMGADNQHDSSADRLFVLKTPYLFGATPNFGDIVIVDSRLNNERSWKDVLLENQLISLFTDREESNDYMWVKRVIGEPGDVLEMNGGRLYRNGELLEEEYIKENIQGNFEKVVVPEDNVFVMGDNRNNSMDSRSIGPIPTEHVIGRAFLRYFPFNKMGNF; encoded by the coding sequence ATGACATTTATAAAGGAAATGATTAGTTGGGTAAAATCTATTGCAGTAGCTCTCGTACTAGCAGTATTGATTAGTATTTTTGTCGTGCAACCTTTTAAAGTTGATGGCAGCTCCATGGAGCCGACATTAATGGGGGCGGATAATCAGCATGATAGTAGTGCAGATCGTCTATTCGTTTTAAAAACACCATATTTATTCGGGGCGACACCAAACTTTGGTGACATTGTTATTGTTGATAGTCGCTTAAATAATGAAAGATCATGGAAGGATGTTCTGCTAGAAAACCAACTCATCTCACTTTTTACAGATAGGGAAGAATCGAATGATTATATGTGGGTAAAGCGTGTGATCGGCGAGCCTGGAGATGTACTAGAAATGAATGGTGGGCGTTTATATCGCAATGGGGAGCTTCTTGAAGAAGAGTATATAAAAGAAAATATACAAGGTAACTTCGAAAAGGTGGTTGTTCCTGAAGATAATGTTTTTGTCATGGGAGATAACCGAAATAACAGCATGGATAGTCGAAGTATCGGGCCAATACCAACAGAACACGTAATAGGAAGAGCATTTTTAAGATATTTTCCTTTTAATAAAATGGGGAATTTTTAA
- a CDS encoding DUF418 domain-containing protein, with product MEQQTQQNKPKVEMTPLDSNKRLNHIDSLRGFALLGILLVNMFAFQYGTFGMELIPPVLTSNIDQVTYTFISWFFQGSFYPIFSMLFGFGAIMIWERSQERERPFYLLFVRRLLILMVMGFVHLYFIWDGDILLTYAITGFLFIFFVNRKAKTLLIWAIAIAALINLPGLLPGDDEAIVTFDSYVEYERDVLGNGTYGDIVHHRFTASPFEKIDYGIELSALEREIMAIVMTVFNFITMITQTLLLFLVGGYLAKKRWVHHPNDHKSTLMKIAFIAIILGLIIKAGNVFTTNESLEYFGYILGGPLLGLGYIAAFCLLFNKIGETKIFKGFGYVGRMALSNYLAQSIVMTTIFYGYGFGLLGKLGTFIGVLLALALFLIQMFISRLWLKRNQFGPMEWFWRVGTYLSIPKMKK from the coding sequence ATGGAACAACAAACGCAGCAAAATAAACCAAAAGTTGAGATGACCCCACTTGACTCTAACAAAAGGTTAAATCACATTGATAGTTTAAGAGGATTTGCTTTGTTAGGAATATTACTTGTGAATATGTTTGCATTTCAATACGGGACATTTGGAATGGAGTTAATTCCCCCAGTATTAACTAGCAACATTGACCAAGTAACTTATACCTTTATTAGTTGGTTCTTTCAAGGTAGCTTTTATCCTATTTTTTCGATGTTATTTGGCTTCGGGGCAATTATGATTTGGGAGCGTTCCCAAGAGCGCGAACGTCCTTTTTACTTGTTATTTGTTCGTAGATTACTAATACTAATGGTAATGGGTTTTGTTCATTTATACTTCATTTGGGATGGAGACATTTTACTTACATACGCGATTACAGGTTTTTTATTTATCTTTTTTGTTAATCGAAAAGCAAAAACACTCCTCATCTGGGCCATTGCCATAGCAGCGCTTATAAACCTACCTGGACTATTGCCTGGAGATGATGAAGCTATCGTGACTTTTGACTCTTATGTGGAATATGAACGGGATGTTTTAGGTAATGGAACGTATGGAGATATTGTTCACCATCGATTTACAGCTAGTCCATTTGAAAAGATCGACTACGGAATCGAATTAAGTGCTTTAGAACGTGAAATAATGGCAATTGTGATGACAGTTTTTAACTTTATTACGATGATTACTCAAACGTTACTATTATTTTTAGTAGGAGGCTATTTAGCGAAGAAGCGGTGGGTACATCACCCGAATGACCATAAATCAACGCTTATGAAAATAGCTTTCATAGCGATCATTTTAGGCTTAATTATAAAAGCAGGTAACGTATTTACTACTAATGAAAGTCTAGAATATTTCGGTTATATTCTTGGTGGTCCTTTATTAGGGTTAGGATATATTGCAGCATTTTGTCTTCTGTTCAACAAGATAGGAGAAACGAAGATTTTTAAAGGTTTTGGATACGTCGGTAGAATGGCACTTTCCAACTATTTGGCTCAATCTATCGTCATGACGACTATCTTCTATGGATATGGGTTTGGGTTACTAGGAAAACTAGGTACGTTTATCGGTGTCCTCCTTGCACTTGCTCTCTTCTTGATTCAAATGTTCATTAGTCGATTATGGCTAAAGCGAAATCAATTTGGACCTATGGAGTGGTTCTGGCGTGTTGGTACGTACTTATCCATTCCGAAGATGAAAAAGTAA
- a CDS encoding ABC transporter ATP-binding protein, with protein sequence MSSYALEVEGLTKIVGGNKRIVDEATFQMDKGEILGLLGPNGAGKTTTIRMIVGLISKSEGKVIINGRDLDSEGQRCKEEIGAIIENPAFYDHMSGFKNLKQYARMARQEITDERIMDVVKLVKMDHAIHDKVKKYSLGMKQRLGVAQAILHKPAVLILDEPTNGLDPQGIRDLRDYLKILAQQGTSTLVSSHLLSEMQLMCDRVAIMEHGKIIDVSSISALNDNGDEDELIVSFKVKQLDEASALVEKSELEVTNVADENNSLQLKMKSEMIPKINKLLVENNIDVYAIESAKTSLEEKFLKLTTVSEKG encoded by the coding sequence ATGAGTAGCTATGCACTTGAAGTAGAAGGTCTCACGAAAATAGTCGGAGGAAATAAAAGAATAGTAGACGAAGCAACATTTCAAATGGATAAAGGAGAAATTCTTGGGTTACTCGGGCCAAATGGGGCTGGGAAAACGACAACAATACGAATGATTGTCGGTCTCATTAGTAAATCAGAGGGGAAAGTAATTATCAACGGAAGAGATTTAGATAGTGAAGGCCAAAGGTGTAAAGAAGAAATCGGGGCAATTATTGAGAATCCAGCATTCTATGATCATATGTCAGGATTTAAAAATCTAAAGCAGTATGCAAGAATGGCTCGCCAGGAAATTACAGATGAAAGAATAATGGACGTTGTAAAATTAGTGAAGATGGATCATGCCATCCATGACAAAGTGAAAAAATATTCATTAGGTATGAAGCAACGATTAGGAGTTGCTCAAGCTATATTACATAAGCCGGCTGTGCTTATTTTAGATGAACCTACGAATGGACTTGATCCCCAAGGTATACGCGATTTAAGAGACTACTTAAAAATTTTAGCACAACAAGGTACGTCCACACTCGTATCCTCTCACCTATTAAGTGAAATGCAGCTAATGTGTGACCGTGTAGCCATTATGGAGCATGGAAAAATCATTGATGTATCCTCTATCTCCGCACTTAATGATAATGGAGATGAAGATGAGCTGATTGTTTCTTTTAAAGTGAAACAATTAGATGAAGCATCAGCATTGGTCGAAAAAAGTGAATTAGAAGTAACGAATGTAGCAGACGAAAATAATAGTCTTCAATTAAAAATGAAGAGTGAGATGATTCCAAAAATTAACAAGCTATTAGTAGAAAATAATATTGATGTTTATGCGATAGAATCGGCTAAAACATCGTTAGAAGAAAAATTCTTAAAATTAACGACAGTATCGGAAAAAGGGTGA
- a CDS encoding DUF4181 domain-containing protein gives MFYTLLSLLAIFITIFEKIAEKKLVKGEIKKLSETSGNYLSKIGELVIAITALLILFLVMDQTNYNDMMWFWVSFAIVLFTFRATLERIYLEGKKYVATVAIMIFFVIGIINISFITSNMMYTTFTEEVLEKLNATEIDKVEFIRGADRAQVTFHAEDEIQNVLHLFESVNLKRDRNIYIHYDEKYTLRIYGGYKQDDLDNLREAVFKIEFDDQAMWIHEAPLGTRRNASHYYEAIHDDNNLLEKLKIDEFDWILE, from the coding sequence ATGTTTTATACACTACTGTCTTTATTAGCTATTTTTATAACGATTTTTGAGAAAATTGCTGAAAAGAAGCTTGTAAAAGGTGAAATAAAAAAACTATCAGAAACGAGTGGAAACTACTTAAGTAAAATAGGTGAATTAGTCATTGCCATTACCGCACTCTTAATTCTGTTTTTGGTAATGGACCAAACCAACTACAATGATATGATGTGGTTCTGGGTGAGCTTTGCTATCGTACTTTTTACTTTTAGAGCCACTCTGGAACGAATCTATTTAGAGGGGAAAAAATATGTAGCTACAGTTGCTATCATGATTTTTTTTGTTATTGGTATCATTAATATATCATTCATCACTAGTAATATGATGTATACGACATTCACTGAAGAAGTATTAGAAAAACTCAATGCTACTGAGATTGATAAAGTTGAATTTATTAGAGGAGCTGATAGAGCTCAAGTGACATTTCATGCAGAGGATGAAATTCAAAATGTTCTTCATCTTTTCGAAAGTGTAAATCTTAAACGAGATAGAAATATCTATATACATTATGATGAGAAATACACATTAAGAATTTATGGCGGCTATAAACAAGATGATCTCGATAATCTTAGGGAAGCCGTTTTTAAAATAGAGTTCGATGATCAAGCCATGTGGATTCATGAAGCACCTCTAGGAACGAGGAGAAATGCTTCTCATTACTACGAGGCAATACATGATGATAATAACTTGTTGGAAAAATTAAAGATTGATGAGTTTGATTGGATTTTAGAGTAA